The genomic DNA GGGCTCGCCCCGGGGTGGAGCATCACAGATCAGCCCACTGAGGATCGGCTTCGCACCGAAGCTGTGCAGGCCGCGCTGACCGAGGCCGACAAACCAGAGTTCGTTGAGCTTCTCCGCATGATCAACCGGGGGGCAGCGAACCGAACCGTCCACGACGATCTCGTGCAGAAGGTGGATACCCTCATTCGCATGCGCAGGCAGTTGGATCCCGATGCGGTGGATCCGTGGAAGCCAGACTTCGCCATGACGAAGCCGCTCTCGCCTGGAAAAGTCCGGGAAGCAGCAAGCGATCTAGCGGTTCGACTGCGAGGCCTGGAGGTGCCGCTCACCCAAAAAGGCCTGCCGATGAAGGTTTGGGTGAATGCCCAGAATGCCGCCGCTGGTGCCATTGAGGCGCTCGAGTGGGCTCCCGTCTTCGGAAAGGGAATCGGCGCGAAGATCATTGCCGGCGAAGACACCCTCTCCCGCAAGCCGATCACTGAAGACTTCGCGGAGATCTTCGAAGAAGCCAAACAACTCGCACGCAGCGATCTTGCCCCTCACTTCCAGCGCGAGTGCGAAGCGCTGGGCCGCCTGGCCGAACTTCTCGAGACGGCATTCGAGCAGGCCCAACGCCGTATGGGAGCCTACCGGTTCGAGGATGTCACCTACATGCTTGGCGGCGATGACGCCGCCGGGAGCAGAGAGGATCTCCACTATCGCCTCGATCAGCAGGTTCGGCACATCCTGCTCGATGAATTCCAGGACACATCTCTGGAACAGTGGAGGGCGCTGTCACCCCTGGCCGAAGAGTTGCTGTCCGGGCACCTGGACGAGCGGGCCGGGGTCATCGTGGCTGATCCCAAGCAGTCCATCTACGGATGGCGGGGCGCGCGTCCAGAGTTGGTGCGCCAGGTTGGGACGGCCTACAGCCTGACCGCGAAAACGATGGACCAATCCTGGCGCTCCAGCGCCGTGGTATTGGGCTTCGTAGCAGACGTATTCCGAGCTCTCCCGTCGAACGGGATCCTCTCGAAGTTCAACGTGGGACCGGCCGTCGCTGCCGATTGGATGAGCGACTTCACGGAGCTCAAGCCAGCCAAGGACCTACCGGGCCACGTGCGCATCCATTTAGGTCCGGAAGACGACGGCGCTAGTGCTATTCAGCCCAACCTCCTCCGGCGCGCTGCAGAGATCATAAGGGACCTCCATGCACAGATGCCGGACCAAAGCATCGGTGTGCTGGTTAGGCGCAATAAGGTCTTGGGTCGCATGATGAACGAGTTGCAGGCCTTGGGTGTGCGAGCCAGCGGCGAAGGGGGCACGCCCCTGACAGACACGCCGCCGGTCAACGCATTGTTATCGCTCCTCCACCTGGCGGATCACCCGCGCAGCCGGGCCGCTCAGTACCATGTGGCGTCCTCACCGTTAGGCGCCGTCGTCGGGTTCCAGGATCACGGAGACTCAGGCGCCGCACAGCGTCTGGCGGACCGGATCCGCGGCAGCCTCATCTCAGACGGATACGGCCCTACCCTTGCGGGGTGGGTCAAGGAGCTCGCGCCAAGCTGCGACGAGCGGGAGGTACTGCGTCTTCTACAACTGGTGGAGCTCGGACACCGCTGGGACGCACGGCCTACCCTTCGCCCGGATGACTTCGGTCGGTACGTCGCCCGCCAGGCGGTTGAGGATCCCTCCTCTGCCTCAGTGCGGGTCATGACCGTGCACCGGTCCAAGGGCCTCGAATTCGATGTGGTGGTGCTTCCCGAGATGTATGCGTCTATAACGCCCAAAGCCTCTGGCGTTGCCATACCGGAGCGTGATCCGAGCACTGGCCAAATCAGGCAGATCTACCCCCGCATCAAGAAGGAACTCCTCCCGCTGTTTCCCGAGGTCACGGCGGCCAATGAAGAACTCCAGGCTGCCGACCTAAGAGACGCACTGAGCGGGCTCTACGTGGCGCTGACCCGTGCACGGCACGCACTGCACCTGATCGTTCCCCCAGATGGTGGTGAGGCAAAGCACAGCGCGGGAGTGGTCCGTGATGCTCTGAGACTCGACGATGAGTCAGTCCGTGAGAACGGAGTGCTGTGGGAAGCCGGGGATCCCCTGTGGTTCAACCAGCTCAATGAGGGGGGTGGGGCAAAGCCGGTCGAGGAAGAGTCCCGTGCGCAGTCGACTGACCCGGCGGGTCCGCTTCTCGGGCCCGCAACGAAGGGGCCGGGTCGCAACCTGGCGCGCCGGAGTCCGTCCAGCATGGAAGGCGGCTCTGACGTCGACCTAGCGTTTCATCTCATGCTCGATGCCGGCCCTGCCCTTCAGCGGGGAACGGTGGTGCACGCATGGTGCGAGGCCATCGAATGGCTGGAGGACGGTCTTCCGAGCGATGAGGCACTGCAGACCATCGCTCACAAAGAGGCGCCGACCATGCCCGCCGATGAGGTGGCGAAGCTGGCTCAGGACTTCCGGGAGTGGATGGACTTCGCGGACATTCGGCAGAAGCTGGGTCGAGCCGCCTATCCTGATGACCCAGGCACCGAAGTGCGGGTCGAGAATGAACTGCCGTTCGTCCGGCGCGTAGACGGCAACATTCAGCAGGGATTCATCGACCGGCTGGTGCTCATTGAGCGCGATGGACAGGTCGTGGGTGCTGAGGTGCTGGACTTCAAGACAGATCGCATTGCGGCTGGGGATGAGGCGGGTCTGGCTGCGAGGACTGAGCACTACCAACCCCAGATCGAGGCGTATTGTGAGGTTGTTCGGGAGCGGTATGGGCTGGCTGAGGGCGAGGTTGGTGGGAAGCTGCTGTTTTTGGAGGCGGGCGTGGTGAGGGGGGTGGGATGACCCC from Longimicrobiales bacterium includes the following:
- a CDS encoding UvrD-helicase domain-containing protein — protein: MSTSSAPPPLPRELVLASAGSGKTYHLSSQIIKLLAMGTPPGEILASTFTRKAAGEILDRVLIRLAEGAVTAESARELGKSAHPRLADPGECRALLAQLLTDLHQMNVGTLDAFFIRVARSFFQELGLAPGWSITDQPTEDRLRTEAVQAALTEADKPEFVELLRMINRGAANRTVHDDLVQKVDTLIRMRRQLDPDAVDPWKPDFAMTKPLSPGKVREAASDLAVRLRGLEVPLTQKGLPMKVWVNAQNAAAGAIEALEWAPVFGKGIGAKIIAGEDTLSRKPITEDFAEIFEEAKQLARSDLAPHFQRECEALGRLAELLETAFEQAQRRMGAYRFEDVTYMLGGDDAAGSREDLHYRLDQQVRHILLDEFQDTSLEQWRALSPLAEELLSGHLDERAGVIVADPKQSIYGWRGARPELVRQVGTAYSLTAKTMDQSWRSSAVVLGFVADVFRALPSNGILSKFNVGPAVAADWMSDFTELKPAKDLPGHVRIHLGPEDDGASAIQPNLLRRAAEIIRDLHAQMPDQSIGVLVRRNKVLGRMMNELQALGVRASGEGGTPLTDTPPVNALLSLLHLADHPRSRAAQYHVASSPLGAVVGFQDHGDSGAAQRLADRIRGSLISDGYGPTLAGWVKELAPSCDEREVLRLLQLVELGHRWDARPTLRPDDFGRYVARQAVEDPSSASVRVMTVHRSKGLEFDVVVLPEMYASITPKASGVAIPERDPSTGQIRQIYPRIKKELLPLFPEVTAANEELQAADLRDALSGLYVALTRARHALHLIVPPDGGEAKHSAGVVRDALRLDDESVRENGVLWEAGDPLWFNQLNEGGGAKPVEEESRAQSTDPAGPLLGPATKGPGRNLARRSPSSMEGGSDVDLAFHLMLDAGPALQRGTVVHAWCEAIEWLEDGLPSDEALQTIAHKEAPTMPADEVAKLAQDFREWMDFADIRQKLGRAAYPDDPGTEVRVENELPFVRRVDGNIQQGFIDRLVLIERDGQVVGAEVLDFKTDRIAAGDEAGLAARTEHYQPQIEAYCEVVRERYGLAEGEVGGKLLFLEAGVVRGVG